A segment of the Polyodon spathula isolate WHYD16114869_AA chromosome 17, ASM1765450v1, whole genome shotgun sequence genome:
TCTCTCCAGCTCTCCTCCGTTCCACTGCAGATGCTGTTCTTCCTGAACGGGGTCTATTATGGGTTTTATTTCCTAGCCACGCTGCTGATGATAATATATAAAAGTAGGTTTCACGCTCATCTGTCTTGTTAGAATGAATGGGACAAATAATTGAGACAGACAGCATACCCTAATTGTGTGATTGTCTATCTCAATTATTGTCTGaggtaattattgtattgtatcatTCTAGAGGTATGTGCCAATTGTACTGTGATACAAGACAGGAAGCCCAGCAGTAGGGCTCACTGTACAGCCATGCACCAAGCATGCTTTTATAATTGGTATGAATATATACACTCTCTAACTCATctgatttttgtcttttaacaaaagaGCCCATCACTAAATGTTCATTTGATCCTATTGTGCGTCATACAAGCAGCCCATCAGGATCATCACAGGTCTCGTGATACATATTGTATCATGACCTGTATATTGTGATATGCACTGTATCTGGCATGTATATCATTACAATGCCTAATAACCTGTGTTTCAGGCCAGGTTTTAAGCTACCCAGATGGGAACCTGGCACTAGACTTGGCTTTGCTGTTCATCATGGCAATTCTGGAGGGCATCAGGCTGTACCTGGGTAAGAGTTACTGTGGCTTCTTGTGGTGTTATTATTCTTAACTGTTgaattcataaaaagaaaatgaaggggggaaaaaaagacgaCTCCAGAAACGAGTGTTGAAAGCACCGAGAGACATGAAAGCAAATTGAATATGTGCTTGCAAGAATTAGCGAGAACATGTTATTATAGAAGGAAAAGACGTGGGTAGCAGCAGCAGGCCAAATACTGAACCTAGTCACCGAGAACTGGCTATCCAAGAACTAGAACTGGCCACCTTCTTGTGTTGTGTGGTCATGTTCCACACTGAGCACCCTGTCTAAACAGAGGAGCCCAGCCTGTTATCCTGTtgccaccctctctctctctctgtctccctctctctttctctattccctctctttctctctgtgtttAGGTGTGAGAGGTAACCTGAAAGAAGAGGAGGTTTCAGTAGGAATCAGCCTGGCTCTCACAGTGGGCAGCATGCTGCTGTCTGTGTACTTTGTGGTGTGGCAGACCTACGTGCTGAGGGCCGATGTGATCGTCGGTGCCATCCTGCTGTTCATCTATAGCTTGGAGGCCATACTAGATATCACAGCCATCGCTGCTTTCAGGTCAGATATTTCACATTGGAGCAGAGGAATAGGAAATaaatatagatgtgtgtgtataGAATAGGAAAGGAAGGTTCTAGCTCCAGACTAACTTGCTGATATTTTTGAGCTGCTTGCATAATTATAAGCTGCTCTCATCGCTTGGGGTATTTGAAGAGGCTTAATTTATCACAGGTCTTGCTTGCAGTGTTGAGGCTACTGGGTTTCCTACATTATGACTGAATCATTG
Coding sequences within it:
- the LOC121330176 gene encoding transmembrane protein 80-like; the encoded protein is MAAVKAGRAAAVLSSVPLQMLFFLNGVYYGFYFLATLLMIIYKSQVLSYPDGNLALDLALLFIMAILEGIRLYLGVRGNLKEEEVSVGISLALTVGSMLLSVYFVVWQTYVLRADVIVGAILLFIYSLEAILDITAIAAFSAYA